A genomic stretch from Sulfurimonas sediminis includes:
- a CDS encoding 30S ribosomal protein S1, with translation MAFDNESFEEEENFAEMFAESEKKQETSRIVEGEVVEIQADENRALVSVGDKLEGILSLDEIRDENGELKFNTGDKIKVMQMGYYNERPKISYKKVLEQEKTIEFIDAHKEDFEDLVVEGIITKKNRGGYVVEADAVSFFMPRSLAAFKETDDVVGRKIKAQVVKIDPAENSIILSRRKLFNEERKKKKEIIDQLMAEDVIVEGTIKKITSYGMFVDVGGVDGLVHYNEISYKGPVNPSKLYKEGDVVTVKAISYDKDKRHLSLSIKAVQPDPWAEVESELDEGDTITVTVSNIEAYGVFVDLGNDIEGFLHISEITWNKNVKNPNDYLEVGQEIDVEVIEINSKTHKLRVSLKRLLPKPFDEFVKKYHEGDVVTGTVTSLTDFGAFVRIDGVEGLLHNQDISWDKNTKAKDVLKSGEEVEVKIAKINKEDQKISLNRKTLLESPIDKFATTHKVNSVVKGTIRDIKDFGVFVSLEDGVDALIRDEDLAPLVKEELEPGQEIEAAIANIDTRRDRIRLSVKKLDYIKNQAMLEEINDTESHSLGDLIKDKFK, from the coding sequence ATGGCGTTCGATAACGAATCATTTGAAGAAGAAGAAAATTTTGCAGAGATGTTCGCAGAAAGCGAAAAAAAGCAAGAAACAAGTCGCATCGTAGAAGGTGAAGTAGTAGAGATACAGGCTGATGAGAACAGAGCATTAGTAAGTGTAGGTGATAAACTTGAGGGTATATTAAGCCTTGATGAAATCCGTGATGAAAACGGTGAGTTGAAGTTTAATACCGGTGATAAAATTAAAGTTATGCAAATGGGATACTACAATGAGCGTCCCAAAATATCATACAAAAAAGTTTTAGAGCAGGAAAAAACTATAGAGTTTATTGATGCACACAAAGAGGATTTTGAAGACCTGGTTGTTGAAGGTATCATTACAAAGAAAAATCGTGGCGGATATGTTGTTGAAGCTGATGCAGTTTCATTTTTTATGCCGCGTTCTTTGGCAGCATTCAAAGAGACCGACGATGTTGTAGGGCGTAAAATCAAAGCACAGGTTGTGAAAATTGATCCGGCTGAAAATTCGATTATTCTTTCACGTCGTAAACTTTTCAATGAAGAGCGTAAAAAGAAAAAAGAAATCATTGATCAGCTTATGGCTGAAGATGTCATTGTTGAAGGGACTATCAAAAAAATTACCAGTTACGGTATGTTTGTAGATGTCGGCGGTGTTGACGGTTTGGTACACTACAATGAAATCTCTTATAAAGGTCCGGTAAATCCGTCAAAACTTTATAAAGAGGGTGATGTTGTAACTGTTAAGGCAATCTCTTATGACAAAGACAAGCGTCATCTTTCTTTATCTATCAAAGCTGTTCAGCCTGACCCTTGGGCAGAAGTTGAAAGTGAACTGGATGAGGGTGATACAATTACAGTTACCGTTTCAAATATTGAAGCATACGGTGTTTTTGTTGACCTTGGAAATGACATAGAAGGTTTCTTGCATATTTCAGAAATCACATGGAATAAAAATGTAAAAAATCCAAATGATTACCTGGAAGTTGGACAGGAAATCGATGTTGAAGTAATAGAAATCAATTCTAAAACACACAAACTTCGTGTTTCATTAAAAAGATTGTTACCAAAACCATTTGATGAATTTGTTAAAAAATACCATGAAGGAGATGTCGTTACAGGTACGGTTACATCTTTGACTGATTTTGGTGCATTTGTCCGTATAGACGGTGTTGAAGGTCTTTTACATAATCAGGATATTTCATGGGACAAAAATACAAAAGCAAAAGATGTTTTGAAATCCGGTGAAGAAGTAGAAGTGAAAATTGCCAAAATCAACAAAGAAGATCAGAAAATATCTTTAAACCGTAAAACACTTTTAGAATCGCCTATAGATAAATTTGCAACAACACACAAAGTGAATTCTGTAGTCAAAGGGACTATCCGTGACATTAAAGATTTCGGTGTATTCGTTTCTCTTGAAGACGGAGTTGATGCACTGATTCGTGATGAAGATTTAGCTCCACTGGTAAAAGAAGAGTTGGAACCGGGTCAGGAGATAGAAGCTGCAATTGCAAACATTGATACCCGTCGTGACCGTATCCGTTTATCTGTTAAAAAATTGGATTATATCAAAAATCAGGCAATGCTTGAAGAGATTAATGATACAGAATCACACTCTCTCGGTGACTTGATAAAAGATAAATTTAAATAA